In Halococcus hamelinensis 100A6, a single genomic region encodes these proteins:
- a CDS encoding DUF5790 family protein, whose product MSQSTFEDDDLFDEAADDIRSDVEERLDAVADALPDGDAIWSVEADNTLGVLNSLRSALDVDDAAADLREAKKWYAMGKRAEVFDDSDDLEARIETLDGVLTDVEEAHEQASGLASTVPELRGALDETHDGESGDAEESEADEESDEADAEEGEAEAAE is encoded by the coding sequence ATGAGTCAATCGACGTTCGAGGACGACGACCTCTTCGACGAGGCCGCCGACGACATCCGAAGCGACGTCGAGGAGCGCCTCGACGCGGTGGCGGACGCGCTCCCCGACGGCGACGCGATCTGGTCCGTCGAGGCCGACAACACCCTCGGGGTGCTCAACTCGCTGCGGTCGGCGCTCGACGTCGACGACGCCGCCGCCGACCTCCGGGAGGCGAAGAAGTGGTACGCGATGGGCAAGCGCGCCGAAGTCTTCGACGACAGCGACGACCTCGAAGCCCGCATCGAGACCCTCGACGGGGTGCTCACGGACGTCGAGGAGGCCCACGAGCAGGCGTCGGGGCTGGCGAGCACGGTCCCGGAACTCCGTGGTGCGCTCGACGAGACGCACGACGGCGAGTCGGGGGACGCAGAGGAGAGCGAAGCCGACGAGGAGTCGGACGAAGCCGACGCGGAGGAGGGCGAGGCCGAAGCCGCCGAGTAG
- a CDS encoding DUF5789 family protein — translation MSDSDETRQQGIEFGEFEGTMESLDYPVEHADLVADHGDAELELPNGTETLEEVLEPLQDEEQTYQDKEELETMIMNMVGDDAIGRENYSDRDSAGIGEEPDEGEGGDDEEQSL, via the coding sequence ATGAGTGACAGCGACGAGACCCGACAGCAGGGCATCGAGTTCGGCGAGTTCGAGGGGACGATGGAGTCGCTCGACTACCCGGTCGAGCACGCAGACCTGGTCGCCGACCACGGCGACGCCGAACTCGAACTCCCGAACGGCACCGAGACGCTCGAAGAGGTGCTCGAGCCCCTCCAGGACGAAGAACAGACCTACCAGGACAAGGAGGAACTCGAGACCATGATCATGAACATGGTCGGCGACGACGCGATCGGTCGGGAGAACTACTCCGACCGCGACTCGGCGGGTATCGGCGAGGAACCCGACGAGGGCGAGGGCGGGGACGACGAAGAACAGTCGCTCTGA
- a CDS encoding MazG nucleotide pyrophosphohydrolase domain-containing protein, with translation MEAQRRVAAFVADHDLDAPPEHRILDLAAEVGEIAADATESSNYGADPAGLSVNPDEIGDALFSLLALADSLDIDAGDALDEAFEKYETRIDETGSASSEG, from the coding sequence ATGGAGGCACAACGACGGGTCGCAGCGTTCGTCGCCGACCACGACCTCGACGCCCCGCCCGAACACCGGATCCTCGACCTCGCCGCCGAGGTGGGCGAGATCGCGGCCGACGCGACGGAATCGTCGAACTACGGAGCCGATCCAGCGGGTCTCTCGGTGAATCCCGACGAGATCGGCGACGCGCTGTTCTCGCTGCTCGCGCTCGCGGATTCGCTCGATATCGACGCCGGTGATGCACTCGACGAGGCGTTCGAGAAGTACGAAACACGGATCGACGAGACGGGGAGCGCGTCGTCCGAGGGCTGA
- a CDS encoding dihydroneopterin aldolase family protein, whose translation MTDDSDTATESDTTDTTDSTKPSTAERACFETGIKFGSLYHQFAGTPVSPESATSLARAIEESIENQPHCESVAVEILEDELAAAIDHGYTELTGRFIEVEIVVECDGQRVTAGMAMEDGYPLMAIESVEEAE comes from the coding sequence ATGACCGACGACTCCGATACAGCCACCGAATCCGACACTACCGACACCACCGACTCCACGAAACCCTCAACCGCCGAACGCGCCTGCTTCGAGACCGGCATCAAGTTCGGCTCGCTCTACCACCAGTTCGCCGGCACGCCGGTGAGCCCCGAGAGCGCCACGAGCCTCGCACGCGCCATCGAGGAGTCCATCGAGAACCAGCCACACTGCGAATCCGTCGCGGTCGAGATCCTCGAAGACGAACTCGCGGCCGCCATCGACCACGGCTACACCGAGCTCACCGGGAGGTTCATCGAGGTCGAGATCGTCGTCGAATGCGATGGGCAACGCGTTACGGCGGGAATGGCGATGGAGGACGGCTACCCGCTGATGGCGATCGAGTCGGTCGAAGAAGCCGAGTAG
- a CDS encoding YegP family protein: MSDHEYTLTVRPNAHLRVAYNADREGLERLVLAFEYGRDGLDHDDAASGVDWHGYEVALARDGHTLLGDNGEASRAIERAFDRGFDDDRVKRGVDAAKGYGQRLRNRVETLRGSADVGIPGDSVEPPETIEVPGPGGRSIDVSLTETAATFELYEDGGGNWRWRLMHDDGRTLAVSPSGYDSRETAEELLTALKTNALGAEVKE, from the coding sequence ATGAGCGACCACGAGTACACCCTCACCGTGCGGCCGAACGCCCACCTCCGAGTTGCGTACAACGCCGACCGCGAGGGGCTCGAACGATTGGTGCTCGCCTTCGAGTACGGCCGTGACGGCCTCGACCACGACGACGCGGCCAGTGGGGTCGACTGGCACGGCTACGAGGTCGCGCTGGCCCGCGATGGCCACACCCTGCTCGGCGACAACGGCGAGGCCTCGCGCGCCATCGAGCGCGCGTTCGACCGTGGCTTCGACGACGACCGGGTCAAGCGCGGTGTCGACGCCGCCAAGGGCTACGGCCAGCGGCTCCGCAACCGCGTCGAGACCCTCCGCGGGTCGGCGGACGTCGGGATCCCCGGTGATTCGGTCGAACCGCCCGAGACCATCGAGGTGCCGGGTCCCGGCGGGCGGTCGATCGACGTCTCGCTGACCGAGACCGCAGCGACGTTCGAACTCTACGAGGACGGCGGCGGCAACTGGCGCTGGCGGCTGATGCACGACGACGGCCGCACCCTCGCCGTCAGCCCCTCGGGCTACGACTCGCGCGAGACCGCCGAGGAACTCCTGACGGCGCTCAAGACCAACGCGCTCGGAGCCGAAGTCAAGGAGTAA
- a CDS encoding ABC transporter ATP-binding protein encodes MSFSFDEDDPFEEQREGTDNAMRQLFSEYGRENWFSFAVGTVASLLARMLDLLPPLLLGIGIDSVFRGNQPFSLYPLPVPEAWLPTTQTAQFWVLVGLISFAFFGGAIFHYGRNWGWNSFSQNIQHAVRTDTYDKMQRLNMDFFADKQTGEMMSILSNDVNRLEQFLNGGMNSVFRLSAMVLGIAAIMLVLNWQLALIALIPVPLVALFTYYFIKRIQPKYAEVRSSVGQVNSRLENNLGGIQVIKSTNTESYESDRVDDVSQAYYDANWGAIRIRIKFFPMLQVISGIGFVLTFVIGGYWVFTGTAPGPLSNGLNGGPLQVGTFTTFILYTQRFIWPMAQFGEIINMYQRARASAERIFGLMNEPSRLAQDPDATDLTVTEGRVEYDDVTFGYESERGEGGPTIEDVSFDVQGGETIALVGPTGAGKSTVLKLLLRMYDVDEGEIRVDGTDIDEVTLSSLRRAIGYVSQESYLFYGTIKENIAYGTFDATDEEIIEAAKAAEAHEFITNLPEGYETMAGERGVKLSGGQRQRITIARAILSDPEVMILDEATSDVDTETEMLIQRSLDRLTEERTTFSIAHRLSTIKDADQIVVLENGRVREHGTHEELIEENGLYANLWAVQAGEIDELPEEFIERATQRQAQTAESGDD; translated from the coding sequence ATGAGTTTTTCTTTCGATGAGGACGACCCTTTTGAAGAACAACGGGAGGGAACGGACAACGCGATGCGCCAGCTCTTCTCGGAGTACGGTCGCGAGAACTGGTTTTCCTTCGCGGTCGGGACGGTCGCGAGCCTGCTCGCCCGGATGCTCGACCTCCTGCCGCCGCTGTTGCTCGGGATCGGCATCGACTCGGTCTTCCGTGGCAACCAACCGTTCTCCCTCTACCCGTTGCCAGTGCCCGAGGCGTGGCTCCCGACGACCCAGACCGCACAGTTCTGGGTGCTCGTCGGGCTGATATCGTTCGCCTTCTTCGGCGGCGCTATCTTCCACTACGGTCGCAACTGGGGCTGGAACTCCTTCTCACAGAACATCCAGCACGCCGTCCGGACCGACACCTACGACAAGATGCAGCGGCTCAACATGGACTTCTTCGCCGACAAGCAGACCGGCGAGATGATGTCGATCCTCTCGAACGACGTCAACAGACTCGAACAGTTCCTCAACGGCGGCATGAACTCCGTCTTCCGGCTCTCGGCGATGGTGCTCGGTATCGCTGCGATCATGCTCGTCCTCAACTGGCAGCTCGCGCTGATCGCGCTGATCCCGGTGCCGCTGGTTGCGCTCTTCACCTACTACTTCATCAAGCGTATCCAGCCCAAGTACGCCGAGGTCCGGTCGTCGGTCGGCCAGGTCAACTCCCGGCTCGAGAACAATCTGGGGGGCATCCAGGTCATCAAGTCCACCAACACCGAGTCCTACGAATCCGACCGCGTCGACGACGTCTCACAGGCCTACTACGACGCCAACTGGGGGGCGATCCGGATCCGGATCAAGTTCTTCCCGATGCTCCAGGTCATCTCGGGGATCGGCTTCGTGTTGACGTTCGTCATCGGCGGCTACTGGGTGTTCACCGGCACCGCTCCGGGCCCGCTCTCGAACGGCCTGAACGGCGGTCCCCTCCAGGTCGGGACGTTCACGACGTTCATCCTCTACACCCAGCGGTTCATCTGGCCGATGGCGCAGTTCGGCGAGATCATCAACATGTACCAGCGCGCCCGCGCCTCCGCCGAGCGGATCTTCGGGCTGATGAACGAACCCAGCCGGCTCGCTCAGGACCCCGACGCGACCGACCTCACGGTGACGGAGGGACGGGTCGAGTACGACGACGTGACCTTCGGGTACGAGTCCGAACGCGGCGAGGGCGGACCCACGATAGAGGACGTCTCCTTCGACGTACAGGGCGGCGAGACGATCGCGCTCGTCGGCCCCACTGGCGCGGGGAAATCCACCGTTTTGAAACTCCTGCTCAGGATGTACGACGTCGACGAGGGCGAGATACGGGTCGACGGCACCGACATCGACGAGGTCACGCTGTCGAGCCTCCGGCGGGCGATCGGCTACGTCTCCCAGGAGTCGTATCTCTTCTACGGGACGATCAAGGAGAACATCGCCTACGGCACCTTCGACGCCACCGACGAGGAGATAATCGAGGCCGCGAAGGCCGCCGAGGCCCACGAGTTCATCACCAACCTCCCGGAGGGCTACGAGACGATGGCGGGCGAGCGTGGGGTCAAACTTTCAGGCGGCCAGCGCCAGCGCATCACGATCGCGCGGGCCATCCTGAGCGACCCCGAGGTCATGATCCTCGACGAGGCGACCTCGGACGTCGACACCGAGACCGAGATGCTGATCCAGCGCTCGCTCGACCGGCTCACCGAGGAGCGAACCACCTTCTCGATCGCCCACCGGCTCTCGACGATCAAGGACGCCGACCAGATCGTGGTGCTGGAGAACGGCCGGGTCCGCGAACACGGGACCCACGAGGAACTCATCGAGGAAAACGGGCTGTACGCCAACCTCTGGGCGGTCCAGGCCGGCGAGATCGACGAGCTCCCCGAGGAGTTCATCGAACGCGCGACCCAGCGCCAGGCCCAGACCGCCGAAAGCGGCGACGATTGA
- a CDS encoding DUF4209 domain-containing protein, whose translation MTEELQETVSREDFEDVSWQDEIDSADEQSVDKYSRLFFEKSNELEEKEDTKSARAYRFLGDICSMYLKDNDPNEPFGPEIVTANGRTAILEDFTDEHVELLNYLLEKTTEPELKARIADILWTTQRDHKAGEKAFRSYLDSSDILHDPESWYIGFERMRRAFEIAAMLGNEELKSNAEDFAIEKLDEHEGKDPKFFTLSSIGLLADQDYDNLADLAQRSEKAAEFAETEEKWRKAKQLWMLKAKMERSRGEAGEVVNAETRAGEAIIEEANAARDRSHGVAASHLADAVEVFRRAGKSEKAESAHEAMLKDQEKSTDEMGLIETEVDLTDAATEAREAVSGDKLINALRTFSTITAPPKKQNLEQEAEDLIENHPLSAVIPNTILDGNGKIVAKRGSVTDPDAEEEVIKAEVIRASQRWYRLAVYAGIVPAFEQIARDHRITLRDLVNVCQYDPMVPPGRELIFARGLYHGFQKDYISACSVLVPQIEHFLRYLLMQEGVTTSSLQSDGTQEEFPLNTLLHMDETEEILGEDTVFTLNSLLNSKFGSNFRHRIAHGLLDSSQFGSTIGIYTWWLILHLIFRPIVAGMNDEDESSREEQDKSEE comes from the coding sequence AATATTCTAGGCTCTTTTTCGAGAAATCGAACGAATTAGAGGAAAAAGAAGATACTAAATCCGCCAGAGCCTACCGATTTTTAGGAGATATCTGCTCAATGTATCTGAAGGATAACGATCCCAATGAGCCCTTTGGACCGGAGATAGTAACAGCCAACGGTAGAACTGCAATACTTGAGGATTTTACTGATGAGCACGTCGAGCTGTTGAACTATCTTCTTGAAAAAACAACAGAACCAGAATTGAAGGCTCGTATTGCCGATATCCTTTGGACGACCCAGAGGGACCACAAGGCTGGGGAGAAAGCCTTCAGATCTTACCTTGATTCATCAGATATTCTACATGATCCCGAGTCGTGGTACATCGGTTTTGAACGAATGAGGAGAGCGTTTGAAATCGCCGCTATGCTTGGGAATGAGGAGCTGAAAAGCAATGCTGAGGACTTTGCAATTGAGAAGCTTGATGAACACGAAGGAAAGGATCCGAAATTCTTCACACTTAGTTCAATAGGATTGTTGGCGGACCAGGACTATGATAACCTTGCAGACCTTGCTCAACGTTCCGAAAAAGCTGCAGAATTTGCTGAGACAGAAGAAAAGTGGCGGAAAGCTAAGCAACTCTGGATGCTTAAAGCCAAAATGGAGCGAAGCCGCGGAGAAGCAGGGGAAGTAGTGAACGCGGAAACACGAGCTGGAGAGGCAATTATAGAAGAAGCAAATGCGGCTCGGGATAGGTCACATGGAGTAGCTGCATCTCATTTAGCAGATGCAGTAGAGGTGTTCAGAAGAGCAGGCAAGAGTGAAAAAGCAGAAAGCGCGCATGAGGCAATGCTCAAAGACCAAGAAAAATCTACGGATGAGATGGGCCTTATTGAGACCGAGGTTGATTTGACAGATGCGGCTACGGAAGCTCGGGAAGCTGTATCTGGTGATAAGTTAATCAACGCTTTGAGAACATTCTCGACAATTACAGCCCCTCCAAAGAAGCAGAACTTGGAGCAGGAAGCCGAAGATCTCATAGAGAATCATCCACTGAGCGCTGTGATTCCCAACACGATTCTTGATGGGAACGGTAAAATTGTCGCAAAACGTGGCTCAGTGACAGATCCAGATGCAGAAGAGGAAGTAATCAAAGCTGAGGTGATAAGAGCTTCACAAAGATGGTATCGTCTTGCTGTTTATGCAGGTATTGTTCCAGCGTTTGAGCAAATAGCCAGAGATCATCGGATTACGCTTCGAGATCTGGTAAATGTGTGTCAGTATGATCCAATGGTTCCGCCTGGTCGTGAGCTCATTTTTGCTCGCGGGCTGTATCATGGATTTCAAAAAGACTACATTAGTGCATGTAGCGTACTGGTGCCTCAGATAGAGCATTTTCTTCGATACCTATTGATGCAAGAGGGAGTAACTACATCTTCTCTTCAAAGCGATGGAACTCAAGAAGAATTTCCACTAAACACATTGCTCCATATGGATGAAACTGAAGAGATCCTCGGAGAAGATACGGTCTTTACATTGAACAGCCTCCTCAATTCCAAGTTTGGTTCAAATTTCCGACATAGAATCGCCCATGGACTCCTTGACAGTAGCCAATTTGGGTCGACTATAGGGATCTACACTTGGTGGCTTATTCTTCATCTGATATTCCGACCCATAGTCGCAGGAATGAATGACGAGGACGAATCGTCAAGAGAAGAACAGGATAAGTCTGAAGAATAG
- a CDS encoding MaoC family dehydratase → MRECFEDIEVGDEQSFGSRDVTREEILEFAERYDPQSFHTDEAAASESLFGGLIASGWHTASMTMRMLVENVFEDSAATGAVGVDELRWPNPVRPGDTLSVHTEVEGTEPWNEGLGLVRSRTTTLNQDDEVVLSMVGLSLYERRDAA, encoded by the coding sequence ATGCGAGAGTGCTTCGAGGACATCGAGGTGGGCGACGAGCAGTCGTTCGGGAGCCGCGACGTGACCCGCGAGGAGATACTCGAGTTCGCCGAGCGCTACGACCCGCAGTCGTTCCACACCGACGAGGCGGCGGCGAGCGAGTCGCTGTTCGGCGGGCTGATCGCGAGCGGCTGGCACACCGCCTCGATGACGATGCGGATGCTGGTCGAGAACGTCTTCGAGGACTCGGCGGCGACCGGCGCGGTCGGCGTCGACGAGCTTCGGTGGCCGAACCCCGTCAGACCCGGGGATACCCTCTCGGTACACACCGAAGTCGAGGGCACCGAACCCTGGAACGAGGGCCTCGGTCTCGTCCGGAGTCGGACCACGACGCTGAACCAGGACGACGAGGTGGTGCTGTCGATGGTCGGACTCTCCCTCTACGAGCGACGCGACGCGGCCTGA
- a CDS encoding translation initiation factor IF-2 subunit beta, whose amino-acid sequence MDYEASLDRAMDSVPDLDTGDSRLDVPTAEAQKDGAFTRLTNLGRIADALSRDAEHIHSVIQRELGTNGQFDAGRSRFNGTFSSDDFDEAIRSYTEEFVICSECGLPDTHLETEGRTQMLRCEACGAFRPVEKNTGSQQTHQRPDVEEGRTYEVEITGTGRKGDGVAERGEYTIFVPGAQEGDVVEIYIENISGTLAFARLA is encoded by the coding sequence ATGGATTACGAAGCAAGTCTCGACCGCGCGATGGATTCGGTCCCCGACCTCGACACCGGCGATTCGCGCCTCGATGTCCCAACCGCCGAAGCCCAGAAGGACGGTGCCTTCACCCGCCTCACCAACCTCGGCCGTATCGCCGACGCGCTCTCGCGCGACGCCGAACACATCCACAGCGTGATCCAGCGCGAACTCGGGACCAACGGCCAGTTCGACGCCGGCCGCTCGCGGTTCAACGGTACCTTTTCGAGCGACGACTTCGACGAGGCGATCCGGAGCTACACCGAGGAGTTCGTGATCTGCTCGGAGTGCGGGCTGCCCGACACCCACCTCGAAACCGAGGGCCGGACCCAGATGCTCCGGTGTGAGGCCTGTGGGGCCTTCCGTCCCGTCGAGAAGAACACCGGCTCCCAACAGACCCACCAGCGCCCCGACGTCGAGGAGGGTCGAACCTACGAGGTCGAGATCACCGGTACGGGCCGAAAGGGCGACGGCGTGGCCGAACGCGGCGAGTACACCATCTTCGTCCCCGGCGCGCAGGAGGGCGACGTGGTCGAGATCTACATCGAGAACATCAGCGGGACGCTGGCGTTCGCGCGGCTCGCCTGA
- a CDS encoding DUF4112 domain-containing protein: MADDLDLDDLDRADRAALKRTRAAATFLDEAFQVPGTNYRVGADPILSIVPVSGDVAGAILSMYIVGEAVRIGVPRKTLAQMVVNISIDTASGSIPVLGTIADAAFKANRRNVELIEEYLAGE; encoded by the coding sequence ATGGCTGACGACCTCGACCTCGACGACCTCGACCGTGCCGACCGCGCCGCGCTCAAGCGCACACGTGCCGCCGCGACCTTCCTCGACGAGGCGTTTCAGGTTCCCGGTACCAACTACCGGGTCGGTGCCGACCCGATCCTCAGCATCGTGCCGGTCTCGGGCGACGTCGCGGGGGCGATACTCTCGATGTACATCGTCGGCGAGGCAGTCCGGATCGGCGTCCCGAGGAAGACGCTGGCCCAGATGGTCGTGAACATCTCGATCGACACGGCGAGCGGTTCGATACCCGTCCTCGGGACCATCGCCGACGCCGCGTTCAAGGCCAACCGGCGAAACGTCGAACTGATCGAAGAGTACCTCGCCGGCGAGTGA
- a CDS encoding DUF309 domain-containing protein: MTRPASTDDPTTDPVVPALRAGIAVYNSGRYHTAHDAWEECWLDRTGEDERLLHGLIQLTAAVHHATQENRAGATGLAESAHEYLEALPEDYRDVNVDDIRGFLTRFAAEPDVEHTPPVELTHRGTALRVAALDFEASAVVAGALAEADGFDVEQLDRAIDYAETDLDDGRETSPFVTLVYDLAREENRGIVYQRLAEHTRRRRARDESVDGLFEVR; encoded by the coding sequence GTGACCCGCCCCGCGAGCACCGACGACCCCACCACCGACCCGGTCGTCCCCGCGCTCCGGGCCGGGATCGCCGTCTACAATTCGGGTCGATACCACACCGCCCACGACGCCTGGGAGGAGTGCTGGCTCGACCGGACGGGCGAGGACGAGCGGCTGCTCCACGGCCTCATCCAACTCACCGCGGCGGTCCACCACGCAACTCAGGAGAACCGGGCGGGCGCGACGGGGCTCGCCGAGAGCGCCCACGAGTACCTCGAAGCGCTCCCCGAGGACTACCGCGACGTCAACGTCGACGACATCCGAGGGTTCCTCACACGGTTCGCCGCCGAGCCGGACGTCGAACACACCCCGCCGGTCGAGCTGACCCATCGGGGGACCGCACTCCGCGTGGCGGCCCTCGACTTCGAGGCGAGCGCGGTCGTCGCGGGGGCGCTCGCCGAGGCCGACGGGTTCGACGTCGAGCAACTCGACCGCGCCATCGACTACGCCGAAACGGACCTGGACGACGGCCGGGAGACCAGCCCCTTCGTCACCCTCGTCTACGACCTCGCACGCGAGGAGAACAGGGGGATCGTCTACCAGCGCCTCGCGGAGCACACCCGCCGACGACGGGCACGCGACGAGAGCGTCGACGGCCTGTTCGAGGTACGTTGA
- a CDS encoding SHOCT domain-containing protein encodes MVTNTSPLTTRHRWHERVEHYTPDGAAGRLLLGIPAGPLGAFTLLWSAGIVVSLGILWTPIALVLAAVGSGAVLLSVVMLWPVYLSLIGNLESTRAYSKTNTTTTTGTDHDDPLTVVKRQYAAGTISETEFERRVGTLLDTDARMDSIANSDDTKGLLREID; translated from the coding sequence ATGGTCACCAATACGTCACCACTAACGACGCGACACCGGTGGCACGAACGGGTCGAACACTACACACCGGACGGTGCTGCCGGTCGACTCCTCCTCGGGATCCCCGCTGGCCCGCTCGGTGCATTTACCCTCCTCTGGTCTGCTGGTATCGTCGTGAGTTTGGGGATCCTCTGGACGCCCATCGCTCTCGTGCTCGCCGCGGTCGGTTCCGGGGCCGTCCTCCTCTCGGTCGTGATGCTCTGGCCGGTCTACCTCTCACTCATCGGGAACCTCGAATCGACGAGGGCGTACTCGAAAACGAATACGACAACGACGACAGGGACGGATCACGACGACCCCCTCACCGTCGTGAAACGGCAGTACGCGGCCGGAACCATCTCCGAGACGGAGTTCGAGCGGCGAGTCGGAACCCTCCTCGATACCGATGCCCGAATGGACTCGATAGCCAATTCGGACGACACGAAGGGCCTCCTGCGGGAGATCGACTGA
- the azf gene encoding NAD-dependent glucose-6-phosphate dehydrogenase Azf, translating into MGERVRESSVLLTGASGRVGRAILGRLGDAYDWRLLDRDRPTHEFDHEFVVADITDEEAVAEAMVGIDAVVHLAGDPRPEAPWDSVLANNIDGTRTVLEAAVEAGVERFVFASSNHAVGGYETEDRVPKLYRPPDEFRLDGTELPRPGNLYGVSKAAGETLCRYYHDESGMGVVCVRIGNLTESHPPKDYERGQAMWLSYRDCAHLFERCLDADYGFEIVYGISDNDRKYYSIDRAREVLGYDPQDNSADHIDD; encoded by the coding sequence ATGGGGGAGAGGGTACGGGAGTCGAGCGTACTGCTTACCGGCGCGTCCGGACGGGTCGGCCGTGCGATCCTCGGCCGGCTCGGCGACGCCTACGACTGGCGACTCCTCGACCGGGACCGACCGACCCACGAGTTCGACCACGAGTTCGTGGTGGCGGATATCACCGACGAGGAAGCGGTGGCCGAGGCGATGGTCGGCATCGACGCGGTGGTCCACCTCGCGGGCGACCCTCGCCCCGAAGCGCCGTGGGACAGCGTGCTCGCCAACAACATCGACGGCACCAGGACCGTCCTCGAAGCCGCCGTCGAGGCCGGGGTCGAGCGGTTCGTCTTCGCCTCCTCGAACCACGCCGTCGGGGGCTACGAAACCGAAGACCGGGTGCCCAAACTCTACCGCCCACCCGACGAGTTCCGGCTCGACGGCACCGAACTCCCACGGCCCGGCAACCTCTACGGCGTGAGCAAGGCCGCCGGCGAGACTCTCTGTCGGTACTACCACGACGAATCCGGGATGGGAGTCGTCTGCGTTCGGATCGGCAACCTCACCGAGTCCCACCCGCCGAAGGACTACGAACGCGGCCAGGCGATGTGGCTCTCCTACCGCGACTGTGCCCACCTCTTCGAGCGGTGTCTCGACGCCGACTACGGCTTCGAGATCGTCTACGGCATCTCCGACAACGACCGGAAGTACTACTCGATCGACCGCGCTCGCGAGGTGCTGGGCTACGACCCGCAGGACAACTCCGCCGACCACATCGACGACTGA
- a CDS encoding creatininase family protein, protein MDLTTATWTDVADVETDLAVVPVGSTEQHGPHAPLGTDRLTARAVADGAVEVYEGTNDRAVALAPTIPVGIAEEHRGFPGTLWVTPDTFRRYVREVVASLAHHGFDRVVLVNGHGGNVDALREISATITRHDAAYVVPFTWFDAIDAEGMGHGGPVETALLRATHPDLVHDDRIETAREDASERWGEWVSGTNLAVDSAEFTENGVVGDPSDGTLDRGEDFLERATASLVDLLDAVAERDVDGSTTG, encoded by the coding sequence ATGGACCTCACCACGGCGACCTGGACCGACGTCGCGGACGTCGAGACCGACCTCGCGGTCGTGCCCGTCGGAAGTACCGAACAGCACGGCCCGCACGCACCCCTGGGAACCGACCGTCTCACCGCACGCGCCGTCGCCGACGGTGCCGTCGAGGTCTACGAAGGGACGAACGACCGGGCGGTCGCCCTCGCGCCGACGATCCCCGTGGGGATCGCCGAGGAGCATCGGGGGTTCCCGGGCACGCTCTGGGTCACGCCCGACACCTTCCGACGCTACGTCCGCGAGGTCGTCGCGAGCCTCGCACACCACGGCTTCGATCGGGTGGTGCTCGTCAACGGGCACGGCGGCAACGTCGACGCCCTTCGAGAGATCTCGGCGACCATCACCCGCCACGACGCGGCGTACGTGGTCCCGTTCACCTGGTTCGACGCGATCGATGCCGAGGGAATGGGCCACGGCGGGCCGGTCGAGACCGCGCTTTTGCGAGCCACCCATCCGGATCTCGTTCACGACGACCGGATCGAGACGGCTCGCGAGGATGCGAGCGAGCGCTGGGGCGAGTGGGTGTCGGGAACGAACCTCGCGGTCGATTCGGCCGAGTTCACCGAGAACGGCGTCGTCGGCGACCCCTCGGACGGGACCCTCGACCGCGGCGAGGACTTCCTCGAACGTGCGACCGCGTCGCTCGTGGACCTGCTCGACGCCGTCGCCGAACGCGACGTGGACGGCTCGACGACCGGGTGA